The Bos mutus isolate GX-2022 chromosome 7, NWIPB_WYAK_1.1, whole genome shotgun sequence genome window below encodes:
- the LOC102274166 gene encoding LOW QUALITY PROTEIN: olfactory receptor 2AJ1 (The sequence of the model RefSeq protein was modified relative to this genomic sequence to represent the inferred CDS: deleted 1 base in 1 codon) produces MGCENHTSSSDFILLGLFSSSQTSLIFLSIIFIVFIITITENTMMIILIHRESKLHTPMYFLLSHLSFIDILHTSNIVPKMITDFLSGSKTISFVACGFQIFLFLTLLGGECLLLAAMSYDRYVAICHPLRYPILMNDYVSVLMAGGAWFIGIINSIVHTAYALHFPFCGSRAIDHFFCEVPAMLVLSCVDTTHYEQAAYASGIIFLFIPSSLIFASYVQILLTVLQMKSKKARKKSFYTCFFHMIVVIMYYGPFIFTYMRPKKYHTLGQDKLLAIFYTILTPSFNPIIYSIRNKDVLDAMKNMLRSNFLHKML; encoded by the exons ATGGGATGTGAGAATCACACTTCCAGCAGTGACTTCATTCTTTTGGGACTCTTCTCTTCTTCCCAAACAAGTCTGATTTTCCTCTCCATTATATTCATCGTTTTTATTATAACTATAACAGAAAATACAATGATGATTATCCTTATCCACAGGGAATCAAAACTCCATACTCCAATGTATTTCCTGCTCAGCCATCTCTCTTTTATAGATATCTTGCATACTAGCAACATTGTTCCCAAAATGATCACTGACTTTCTGTCAGGCAGCAAAACTATTTCATTTGTAGCCTGTGGCTTCCAGATATTTCTATTCCTTACCCTCTTGGGTGGTGAGTGCCTTCTCCTGGCAGCAATGTCCTACGATCGCTATGTAGCCATCTGTCATCCACTGCGTTATCCCATTCTTATGAATGACTATGTCAGCGTTCTCATGGCTGGAGGGGCCTGGTTTATTGGAATAATCAACTCCATAGTTCACACAGCTTATgcacttcactttcccttttgtgGCTCAAGGGCCATTGATCACTTTTTCTGTGAAGTTCCCGCCATGTTGGTGTTGTCTTGCGTGGACACAACACACTATGAACAAGCAGCTTATGCAAGTGgcatcattttcttatttatcccTTCCTCTCTAATCTTTGCTTCTTATGTCCAAATTCTTCTTACTGTCCTCCAAATGAAAtcaaaaaaggcaagg aaaaaatcattttataccTGTTTCTTCCACATGATTGTGGTTATAATGTACTATGGGCCTTTTATTTTCACATACATGAGACCTAAAAAGTACCACACTCTAGGTCAGGATAAATTGCTGGCAATATTCTATACCATCCTCACACCATCTTTCAACCCAATTATCTACAGTATCAGGAATAAAGATGTCTTAGATGCAATGAAAAATATGCTCAGAAGTAATTTTCTCCATAAAATGTTATAG